DNA sequence from the Acidobacteriota bacterium genome:
CTCACCCCACCCGCGTGGCGCTCGTCAACGCCTTCGGCTTCGGCGGCCAGAACGTGGTGATCGTTCTCGGCGAGCGCTGAGGGAACCGACCTACTTCCGGCCGAGCACCCTCTCCCGTACCGACGCCAGCACCCGCCGCAGCGCGCGGGGCGCCGTGTAGTCGACGATCCACGCCGGAAGACGTCCGCCGGGGTCGGTCAGCAGTCTGTACACGACAACCGTCCGTTCGGCGTCAAGCGGAATCAAGGTCCAGGAGCCCCTGCTTTCCCGCACGTTCCCGGATCCCTCGACGTAGGTCCAGCGTGCCAGCCAGCCCCTACCGGCTCCCGTCTCGACGGCACCGGTTTCCACGCGGACCGTGTAGCGCCGATCCTCCACCGGGAAGGGCATGTCCAGGATCTGCCGGTTCAGGTAGACGCCCGGCGAGACCGGCTCGACATCGGACTCGAGGACGCGCGGCATGAACTGGTCGAAGTCGGCAGCCGCGTCGATGACATCCCGCACCGCGCTCAGAGGCGCTTCGATCACGCCGAGACCGCAGCCCTCCCGGATGCGGCCGCCGGCGGCACGTCTCGACACACGCCACTTCCCGGCCGCCGGCAAGTCCCATGTCAGAGGACCGCTGCTGAGACGTTTCTCTGGCGCTGACGCGAGATCGACCTCACACGGGTCCATCGCCTGCGCCGGAACGATGACCAGCGCCAGACAAACTGCAAGCGCGCCGGCCGCCCTCTTCATGCCGTCGGCACTCTACTGCAGCTCTGAGCCGCGACCATGAGACGTTCCCGCCGGTCATACGTTCTTCCGATCCCGCCACGCACCGTCATACGGAGTAGCGTTCGATCATGTTACGGTTGTACAACCATGGACAAGATCACCTTCTCTCCCAAACCCGTCACACTGTCCCCCAAGTACCAGGTCGTCATCCCGCTTGAGATCCGCACCGCTTTGCGGCTCAAGCCAGGCCAGAAGATCCAGGCGATTCGCGTCGGCGAGACGATCAGTCTCATCCCGGTCAGGCCGATGGAGGAGTATCGAGGGTTCCTCAGGGGAATCGACACCACCGTCGAGCGTGAACCGGATCGAGAACTGTGAACGTCGTCGACTCGTCGGGGTGGCTCGAGTACCTGGCGGATTCTGAACGCGCGGACCTGTTTGAGGAGCCCATTCTCGATACAAGGAGACTTCTCGTCCCGACCATCTGCCTCTACGAGGTGTTCAGGATCACGTGCAGACAGCGCTCAGAAGCCGAGGCCCGTGAAGCCGTTGCGATCATGCAGCGAGGCCGGGTCGTGGCCTTGTCCCCCGAACTCGCCCTCCACGCAGCCCAGTTGTCCCTCAAGCACTC
Encoded proteins:
- a CDS encoding type II toxin-antitoxin system VapC family toxin; protein product: MNVVDSSGWLEYLADSERADLFEEPILDTRRLLVPTICLYEVFRITCRQRSEAEAREAVAIMQRGRVVALSPELALHAAQLSLKHSLPMADASILATAWSGEAELWTQDADFEGLPGVRYFPR
- a CDS encoding AbrB/MazE/SpoVT family DNA-binding domain-containing protein; the protein is MDKITFSPKPVTLSPKYQVVIPLEIRTALRLKPGQKIQAIRVGETISLIPVRPMEEYRGFLRGIDTTVEREPDREL